One genomic window of Bartonella sp. HY038 includes the following:
- a CDS encoding stage II sporulation protein M, translating into MSETNYGHEFTFSSNVNRDDAIIVTEQGNLRSSRFRLEREKYWLRLDELIKRAEKNGISSFSYQETNELTDTYRQAVNSLSVARDISLDLALIEYLESLCSRAYLVVYAPQESLRGVISRLFVSGIPQAVRRSALPLFVGFLALILGAVVGFQLFNQDTSWFYSLVPSSVFDDRTPEASAEQLLKSIYSDKENFVDKLTDFAADLFSHNTQIAIFIFALGIFLAVPSFLLTFYNGLILGAFFGMHVQKGVGYDIFAWLSIHGVTELAAIAIACAGGARLGLAVLLPGLRTRKDALKHQSRDAVKLVILAAIMLIVAAFLEGFMRQTVQSAEIRLLIGWGMGGFWFTWLLLSGRKKPIKGGNRR; encoded by the coding sequence ATGAGTGAGACTAATTACGGTCATGAATTCACTTTTTCAAGCAATGTTAACCGCGATGATGCAATTATTGTCACGGAGCAGGGTAATTTGCGTTCATCGCGCTTTCGCTTGGAGCGTGAAAAATATTGGCTGCGGCTTGATGAATTGATAAAGCGTGCTGAAAAAAATGGTATTTCAAGCTTTAGCTATCAAGAAACCAATGAACTTACCGACACCTATCGCCAAGCTGTTAATTCTTTAAGTGTTGCGCGTGACATTTCTCTTGATTTAGCTTTGATTGAGTATTTGGAAAGTCTTTGTTCTCGTGCTTACCTTGTGGTCTATGCACCGCAAGAAAGCTTGCGAGGTGTTATCAGTCGGCTTTTTGTTTCTGGTATTCCCCAAGCCGTAAGGCGTTCAGCCTTGCCTTTATTTGTTGGCTTTTTGGCGCTTATATTGGGAGCGGTGGTTGGTTTCCAGCTTTTTAATCAAGACACATCTTGGTTTTATAGCTTGGTTCCATCCAGCGTCTTTGACGATAGAACGCCAGAAGCTAGTGCAGAGCAGCTTCTTAAATCTATTTATAGCGATAAAGAAAATTTTGTTGATAAGTTAACAGATTTTGCTGCAGATTTGTTCTCTCATAATACTCAAATTGCAATATTCATTTTTGCATTGGGTATTTTTTTAGCTGTTCCAAGTTTTTTGCTGACATTTTATAATGGTTTAATCCTTGGTGCGTTTTTTGGCATGCATGTGCAAAAGGGAGTAGGCTATGATATTTTTGCTTGGCTTTCCATTCACGGCGTTACGGAACTTGCTGCGATAGCAATTGCTTGTGCTGGCGGTGCGCGCTTGGGATTAGCAGTTTTATTACCGGGATTGCGTACGCGCAAAGATGCATTAAAGCATCAATCACGTGATGCGGTAAAGTTAGTTATTCTTGCAGCTATCATGCTCATAGTTGCTGCCTTTTTAGAAGGATTTATGCGTCAGACGGTTCAGTCTGCGGAAATTCGATTATTAATTGGTTGGGGAATGGGCGGCTTTTGGTTTACTTGGTTATTATTGAGCGGGCGCAAAAAGCCTATAAAAGGCGGTAATAGGAGATGA
- a CDS encoding DUF805 domain-containing protein, whose translation MNPFATIKTVLVTKLFNYSGRASRAEFWWYILFVLLIVWLYKKIARSMFSSPIRGEPLARADWLKPELSLNDLSGFILGLMLIIPLVSVTVRRLHDRNMTGWWVLLFVAVYLRLNIPFFSAFLPSLYLPEDHWISAVNVIMFSISAYLLFNTLTKNGTKGPNRFGSDPAPVKIDTEVFS comes from the coding sequence ATGAATCCCTTTGCTACAATTAAAACGGTCTTGGTTACAAAGCTTTTTAATTATTCTGGTCGTGCGTCGCGTGCAGAATTTTGGTGGTATATCCTGTTTGTTTTACTCATTGTTTGGCTATATAAAAAAATCGCGCGATCTATGTTCTCTTCACCAATTAGGGGGGAACCATTGGCGCGCGCAGATTGGTTAAAACCAGAGCTTAGTCTTAACGATCTTAGCGGTTTTATTTTGGGATTAATGTTAATAATCCCCTTGGTGTCGGTAACAGTGCGGCGTTTACATGATAGAAATATGACTGGTTGGTGGGTTTTATTATTTGTTGCTGTTTATTTACGCCTTAACATTCCTTTTTTTTCTGCATTTCTGCCTTCTTTATATTTACCAGAAGATCACTGGATTTCTGCAGTGAATGTTATAATGTTTTCTATTAGTGCTTACTTATTATTTAATACTTTAACTAAAAATGGGACAAAAGGACCTAATCGGTTTGGATCTGATCCTGCGCCGGTTAAAATAGATACCGAAGTATTTTCTTGA
- a CDS encoding DUF805 domain-containing protein gives MTIIKNMKTGGMSCCKKRGGLMGFWQAVRTAIFKKYLKFSGRASRSEFWWFMLFYVLCYIFIFALQCLASWLEFAHSDFIGLGWFIVNNVFLLVLFFPRIGITVRRLHDLNFSGWWSLILVGLAITIWMRFLTELFTPDFLDLYRVTDFINIYKVAFSILTFILLIVLIKKGDSGPNKYGENPVRVKVDLSVFS, from the coding sequence TTGACTATTATAAAAAATATGAAAACTGGTGGGATGAGTTGCTGTAAAAAAAGGGGGGGGCTAATGGGGTTTTGGCAAGCCGTGAGGACAGCAATTTTTAAAAAATATCTAAAATTTTCTGGGCGTGCATCACGGTCTGAATTTTGGTGGTTCATGTTGTTTTATGTACTATGCTATATTTTTATTTTTGCCTTACAATGCTTAGCTTCATGGTTGGAATTCGCTCATAGCGATTTCATTGGTTTAGGTTGGTTTATAGTAAATAATGTATTTTTGCTTGTGTTATTTTTCCCCCGTATTGGAATAACTGTACGGCGTTTGCACGATCTTAATTTTTCTGGTTGGTGGAGCCTTATATTAGTTGGACTAGCTATAACCATATGGATGCGGTTTTTGACCGAGCTATTCACTCCAGATTTTTTAGATTTGTATAGAGTAACCGATTTTATAAATATCTATAAAGTTGCTTTTAGTATATTGACCTTTATTCTGCTTATTGTTTTAATTAAAAAAGGGGACAGTGGTCCTAATAAATATGGAGAAAATCCTGTTCGCGTAAAGGTCGATCTAAGTGTATTCTCATGA
- a CDS encoding RDD family protein — translation MSKKERINPRLWKFVPPEGVPIHFTIATIGSRFGAQAIDLLLTYVLIFIMFWVLILTDVIGWTAASTLITLTAFLIRTPYYIFSELIWNGRTLGKRFSKIRVININGRRLTPHQITARNLMKEVEIFTPVILMLNIGYLPVWGKILTLVWTAIIVIVPLSNRRRQRLGDIIAGTLVVENPTSVLMPDLVVSSGGLKSKSSIFSFLPEQLDIYGRHELQTLEAILRDGNLSQMDSQIKLVAKTIMQKINFQEILQPGQERLFLTEFYKVQREHLEKLRLFGTLRENKFHTTETKN, via the coding sequence ATGAGTAAAAAAGAGCGAATTAATCCTCGTCTTTGGAAGTTTGTACCACCTGAGGGTGTCCCCATCCATTTTACCATTGCAACAATAGGTAGCCGTTTTGGCGCCCAAGCTATTGATTTATTATTGACGTATGTTTTAATCTTTATCATGTTTTGGGTTTTAATTCTAACCGATGTCATTGGTTGGACGGCAGCATCTACTTTGATAACCTTGACTGCTTTTTTAATACGCACGCCCTATTATATTTTTTCTGAACTTATTTGGAATGGTCGAACTTTAGGCAAAAGATTTTCAAAAATTAGGGTTATCAATATCAATGGACGACGCTTGACACCGCACCAAATCACCGCTCGAAATCTCATGAAAGAAGTCGAGATTTTTACGCCAGTAATATTGATGCTTAATATTGGGTATCTACCAGTCTGGGGCAAAATTCTCACATTAGTTTGGACTGCTATTATTGTTATTGTGCCATTGTCTAATCGCCGCCGTCAAAGATTAGGGGATATTATTGCAGGAACATTGGTCGTTGAAAATCCGACGTCGGTTTTAATGCCTGATCTTGTCGTAAGCAGTGGTGGTTTAAAAAGTAAAAGCTCTATATTTAGCTTTTTACCCGAGCAATTAGACATTTATGGTCGCCATGAATTGCAAACATTAGAAGCAATTTTGCGCGATGGTAATTTATCGCAAATGGATAGTCAGATAAAATTGGTGGCAAAGACCATTATGCAAAAAATTAATTTTCAAGAAATATTGCAACCTGGGCAAGAACGTCTGTTTCTTACAGAGTTTTATAAAGTGCAACGGGAGCATCTTGAAAAATTGCGTCTATTTGGCACATTACGTGAAAACAAGTTTCATACTACTGAAACCAAGAATTAA
- a CDS encoding DUF58 domain-containing protein — translation MRPSIHLITLVLGLTVATIIVAFWFSSLSWLLPFFWAVLMGVLVIDALVSLPPKRIGLIADLPKQGFVGQDIELVAQIFVQKDVLPKDLVMRLDLPLVLVGKPEFNLSYEQGAKETASRATLLPTKRGKFKIPALWLKWSSKLSLLEFLISFPINKTIDIVPDISPVLSGAIYTQIYPLAGGQKDMKTRGDGSEFHQLREFSAGMDPRSIDWKRSARTRSLIVRETRIERNHQIVLCIDSGRLMAEQLATVSKLDCAINSALAMCWASGIAGDNVGFYSFDSRPRIFIPPAPGRNAFSRIQKTCAQMQYETRETNHTLGLTQLATKLKKRSLVIIFSDFVDTITAELMIENMQVLTRQHLVVYIAMKDPILDKMTKPEVLGLEPIARAVSAHNIIEERRAVLEKLNRMGVLCLDSAPELLTTNLISRYIDIKLRGMI, via the coding sequence ATGCGCCCTTCAATTCACCTCATCACCCTTGTTTTAGGTCTTACTGTTGCAACTATTATCGTTGCCTTTTGGTTTTCAAGTCTTAGCTGGCTTTTACCGTTTTTCTGGGCAGTCTTAATGGGTGTTTTGGTTATAGATGCGTTGGTATCGCTACCACCAAAGCGTATTGGTTTAATTGCAGATTTACCTAAACAGGGATTTGTTGGGCAAGATATTGAGCTTGTTGCGCAAATTTTTGTGCAAAAAGATGTGTTGCCCAAGGATCTGGTTATGCGCCTTGATCTGCCATTGGTGTTGGTTGGTAAGCCAGAATTTAACCTTTCTTATGAACAAGGAGCAAAGGAAACGGCATCGCGCGCCACGCTTTTGCCTACCAAACGTGGCAAGTTTAAAATACCTGCTCTTTGGTTGAAGTGGTCGTCAAAATTGTCTTTGCTGGAGTTTCTTATTTCCTTTCCAATCAATAAGACAATAGATATTGTTCCTGATATTTCTCCTGTTTTGTCAGGGGCAATCTACACCCAAATCTATCCTTTAGCCGGTGGACAAAAGGATATGAAAACACGTGGTGATGGTAGCGAATTTCACCAGTTGCGTGAATTTAGTGCGGGCATGGATCCTCGTAGTATTGATTGGAAACGTTCGGCACGAACGAGAAGTCTTATTGTACGCGAAACGCGAATTGAACGAAATCATCAGATCGTCTTATGCATTGATAGTGGGCGCTTAATGGCCGAGCAATTGGCAACTGTTTCCAAACTTGATTGTGCTATAAACTCAGCTTTGGCGATGTGTTGGGCATCGGGCATTGCGGGGGATAATGTTGGATTTTATAGTTTTGATAGCAGACCGCGTATTTTTATTCCGCCAGCACCTGGGCGCAATGCCTTCAGTCGCATTCAAAAAACATGTGCTCAAATGCAATATGAAACACGGGAAACTAATCATACCCTTGGTCTCACACAATTGGCAACAAAGTTAAAAAAGCGCTCATTAGTAATTATTTTTTCCGATTTTGTTGATACGATAACTGCTGAATTAATGATTGAAAATATGCAGGTTTTGACCCGTCAGCATCTGGTTGTTTATATAGCAATGAAGGACCCAATTCTTGATAAAATGACGAAGCCAGAGGTTTTAGGATTAGAGCCGATTGCGCGAGCAGTGTCGGCTCATAATATTATTGAAGAACGGCGCGCAGTTTTGGAAAAGTTAAATAGGATGGGGGTGTTGTGTCTTGATAGTGCGCCTGAATTGCTGACCACTAACTTGATATCACGCTATATCGATATTAAATTGCGGGGAATGATATGA
- a CDS encoding membrane-bound PQQ-dependent dehydrogenase, glucose/quinate/shikimate family codes for MLHNYKTLGTLPRILIYCLSILVLLAGIYFTIAGSYLLFLGSTTGYYLALGIALLVSGLLMIKLRPLSVWIFVLIFIATAIWSYLESGLNYWQNFPDLFPLGVALFLVLLAYRPLMRAQGRVASKGSYFFALLTLLGLSATIYASFSPKNVIYNTQVAPAPVPVTAENQQKDWKHWGNDDYGSRFAALDQITPENVNRLEVAWTAHTGDIAISTGAGAEDQNTPLQIGENLYVCTPYGKVLAFDIDTGKEKWTFDPKGSAPTWQRCRGLAYFEETNANTVAADENGDKCLRRLFLPTGDARLIGINADTGKACEGFGDKGIVDLKIGMGEVKPGYYQQTSTPLLAGDLVIVGGRVADNFSTDEPPGVVRAYSVHDGKLVWAWDPGNPEITTVPPEGQTYTRGTPNVWAAMSYDPKLGLVYLPTGNSTPDFWAGYRTELDKKYSSSVVALDVKTGKVRWHYQFVHYDIWDFDTPAQPVLLDAPDDKGNIVPALFQVTKQGMIFLLNRETGEPISKVEERAVPKSVIEPENASPTQPYSVGMPSFGNDTLTEADMWGATPFDKVLCRIKFKSLRHEGVFTPPGLDLSLQMPGSLGGMNWGSVSYDPTLGYVFINDMRLGLANYLVERKDIPANASGIEMGIVPMDGTPFGAMRMRFLSPLGVPCQKPPFGTMSAVDLKTRKIVWQVPVGTVQDTGPMNMALGVPVPIGMPTLGPSLSTQSGLVFFAGTQDFYLRAFDSRTGKEVWKDRLPVGSQGGPMTYVSPKTGKQYIVITAGGARQNAKRGDYVIAYKLKD; via the coding sequence ATGCTTCATAATTATAAAACACTGGGCACATTACCCAGAATACTGATTTATTGTCTCAGTATTCTGGTATTGTTGGCTGGTATTTACTTCACCATAGCCGGTAGTTACCTTCTTTTTTTAGGAAGCACCACTGGTTATTATCTTGCTCTTGGCATTGCGCTTTTAGTAAGCGGGCTATTAATGATAAAGCTTCGCCCCCTTAGCGTTTGGATATTTGTCCTTATCTTTATTGCAACCGCCATCTGGTCTTATTTAGAATCAGGCCTTAATTATTGGCAAAATTTTCCAGACCTATTCCCTCTTGGTGTTGCTTTATTTCTTGTATTGCTGGCCTATCGCCCGCTCATGCGCGCGCAGGGTCGTGTTGCAAGTAAAGGTTCTTATTTCTTTGCCTTGCTAACGCTTCTTGGCCTAAGTGCAACAATTTATGCATCTTTCAGCCCTAAAAATGTTATTTATAATACCCAAGTTGCGCCTGCCCCTGTACCTGTTACAGCAGAAAACCAGCAAAAGGATTGGAAACATTGGGGTAATGATGATTATGGTAGCCGCTTTGCTGCGCTTGACCAAATCACTCCGGAAAATGTTAACCGTTTAGAAGTTGCATGGACAGCCCATACTGGTGACATTGCCATAAGCACCGGTGCTGGCGCAGAAGACCAGAACACACCATTACAAATTGGTGAAAACCTTTATGTTTGCACACCTTATGGTAAGGTTTTAGCTTTTGATATTGATACAGGTAAAGAAAAATGGACGTTTGACCCCAAAGGGTCCGCACCAACATGGCAACGGTGCCGTGGTCTTGCCTATTTTGAAGAAACCAATGCCAATACAGTGGCAGCAGATGAAAATGGCGATAAATGTTTACGCCGCCTATTTTTACCAACTGGTGACGCGCGTCTTATCGGCATTAATGCCGACACAGGTAAAGCCTGTGAAGGATTTGGCGACAAAGGTATTGTTGATTTAAAAATTGGCATGGGCGAAGTAAAGCCTGGCTATTATCAGCAAACGTCAACCCCACTTCTAGCCGGCGATCTTGTTATTGTTGGTGGCCGCGTTGCTGATAACTTCTCGACTGACGAACCACCAGGGGTTGTTCGTGCTTATTCTGTACATGATGGCAAGCTTGTTTGGGCTTGGGATCCAGGTAATCCTGAAATCACTACTGTGCCGCCAGAAGGCCAAACCTATACACGCGGTACGCCAAATGTGTGGGCAGCAATGTCCTATGATCCAAAGCTTGGCCTTGTTTATTTGCCAACCGGCAATTCAACTCCTGACTTTTGGGCAGGATACCGCACAGAGCTTGACAAAAAATACTCTTCTTCTGTTGTGGCGCTTGACGTAAAAACCGGTAAAGTGCGTTGGCATTATCAATTTGTCCATTATGATATTTGGGATTTTGATACGCCTGCCCAGCCTGTATTGCTTGATGCACCTGATGATAAGGGCAATATCGTCCCTGCCCTATTCCAAGTGACCAAGCAAGGTATGATTTTCTTACTTAACCGTGAGACTGGCGAGCCAATTTCAAAGGTTGAAGAAAGAGCAGTACCCAAAAGCGTAATAGAGCCTGAAAACGCTTCGCCAACACAGCCCTATTCTGTTGGTATGCCATCTTTTGGTAATGATACACTAACCGAAGCAGATATGTGGGGTGCAACCCCATTTGATAAGGTACTTTGCCGCATCAAATTTAAATCTTTACGCCACGAAGGTGTATTCACACCACCTGGCCTTGATTTATCCTTGCAAATGCCAGGCTCTTTGGGTGGCATGAATTGGGGTTCAGTTTCTTACGATCCAACCCTTGGCTATGTGTTTATCAATGATATGCGCCTAGGACTTGCCAATTACCTTGTTGAGCGCAAAGACATTCCAGCCAATGCTTCAGGCATTGAAATGGGTATTGTGCCAATGGACGGCACACCTTTTGGTGCAATGCGCATGCGCTTCTTGTCACCCTTGGGTGTTCCATGCCAAAAGCCACCTTTTGGAACAATGTCTGCCGTTGACTTGAAAACCCGCAAAATCGTTTGGCAAGTTCCAGTTGGCACAGTGCAAGACACCGGCCCAATGAATATGGCGCTTGGTGTTCCCGTACCAATTGGTATGCCGACCCTTGGACCATCATTATCAACCCAATCTGGTCTTGTTTTCTTTGCCGGCACACAAGATTTCTATTTACGTGCCTTTGATAGCCGTACTGGTAAAGAAGTATGGAAAGATCGTTTGCCAGTTGGTAGCCAAGGCGGGCCAATGACTTATGTTTCGCCTAAAACTGGTAAGCAATATATTGTTATTACTGCTGGTGGCGCTCGCCAAAATGCCAAACGCGGCGATTATGTCATTGCCTATAAGCTAAAAGACTAA
- a CDS encoding MoxR family ATPase has product MNLDELHNLVASIRDEINKYVQGQDALIDLVLTAIFARGHCLVEGPPGTAKTLLARCVSSVMDMQYRRIQFTPDLMPSDVLGINLFNFETNKFHLTKGPIFTDILLADEINRAPPKTQSALLQAMNERVVTIDGSDYSLGDNFFVLATQNPIEQHGTYPLPEAQLDRFLFKLVVDFPDREIEIAILTAHGSKAIHEDTNKPQLKQILTADLIKSAYALLDNIRLDETILVYIVDLVRATRSDGDILYGASTRAADAIASAVRVRAAFEGRNYAIPDDVQALFIPALRHRIVLSPAAEIDGKAAEDVLTNIINRVDAPR; this is encoded by the coding sequence TTGAATCTCGATGAACTCCATAATTTGGTTGCGTCTATACGCGATGAAATCAACAAATATGTGCAGGGGCAAGATGCGCTGATTGATCTTGTGTTGACGGCAATTTTTGCACGGGGGCACTGCCTTGTTGAAGGGCCTCCAGGGACAGCTAAAACCTTGCTTGCGCGTTGTGTTTCAAGTGTTATGGATATGCAATATAGACGTATTCAATTTACGCCAGATTTGATGCCAAGCGATGTGCTTGGTATTAATTTGTTTAATTTTGAAACCAATAAGTTTCATTTGACTAAGGGGCCTATTTTTACAGATATTCTTTTGGCTGATGAAATTAACCGTGCACCGCCAAAAACACAGTCAGCATTATTGCAAGCTATGAATGAACGTGTGGTAACCATTGATGGTAGCGATTATTCACTTGGTGATAATTTCTTTGTGTTAGCTACCCAAAATCCTATTGAGCAACATGGAACATATCCCCTGCCAGAAGCGCAGCTTGACCGCTTTCTTTTCAAGTTGGTTGTTGATTTTCCTGATCGTGAAATAGAAATTGCAATTTTAACCGCTCATGGCTCTAAAGCTATACATGAAGATACCAATAAACCACAATTAAAACAAATTCTTACTGCCGATCTTATAAAAAGCGCTTATGCCCTTCTTGATAATATTCGGTTGGATGAGACCATTCTTGTTTATATTGTTGACCTTGTTCGTGCTACGCGCTCGGATGGTGATATATTATATGGCGCGTCAACCCGTGCCGCCGATGCTATTGCGTCGGCTGTTCGTGTCCGTGCTGCATTTGAAGGACGCAATTATGCAATTCCAGATGATGTGCAAGCTTTGTTTATTCCAGCGCTTCGCCATCGTATTGTGCTTTCACCTGCGGCAGAAATTGACGGGAAAGCAGCCGAAGATGTTCTAACCAATATTATTAACCGTGTGGATGCCCCCCGATAG
- a CDS encoding SMI1/KNR4 family protein yields MEIEKFYGVRLKQCGVPVDDIDIFNEINCTFNGSDLFYEFYKTYNGGYANKQTIYVDFPITLRYFFYVKKPFDKLHFTIQTKTNFFKSDAIGQQFLVNAIIISQDSGGNPIYIDSNTGQVFYTPTDVGEDIEDFEKYFLAENFGNFFKKT; encoded by the coding sequence ATGGAAATTGAAAAATTTTACGGTGTCAGATTAAAGCAATGTGGTGTTCCTGTTGATGATATTGATATTTTTAACGAAATAAATTGCACATTTAATGGATCAGATTTGTTTTATGAATTTTATAAAACTTATAATGGAGGATATGCAAATAAACAGACTATTTACGTAGATTTTCCGATAACTCTAAGGTATTTTTTTTATGTTAAAAAACCTTTTGATAAATTACACTTCACTATTCAAACAAAAACAAATTTTTTTAAGAGTGATGCTATAGGTCAACAGTTTTTAGTAAATGCCATTATTATTTCTCAAGATAGTGGAGGAAATCCAATTTACATTGATTCAAATACAGGACAGGTATTTTATACTCCAACAGATGTTGGTGAGGACATTGAAGATTTTGAAAAATATTTTTTGGCTGAAAATTTTGGTAATTTTTTTAAAAAAACTTGA
- a CDS encoding NnrS family protein translates to MKKSFAYQPFFTFGALWGALHFLFWLPFLGSEVDLTGSYTPFFWHAHEMLFGFGTAILAGFLLTVVPNWTGELLFSSRLIRLLFALWLLGRSAMILTSFLPAFLVSLLDSIFLPSVAMCLTIPVIKAKKWRDFKVLIGLFIIMIANITFHYQIIKNGDVLVFCKLAVAAFTVLIIIVGGRMIPAYMRLAFQGCGRGEGPPKHGLIDSATIFVSVIALGLWVSDCCFLAQFYFGLAAAILNIVRLVRWQILRPPYPILVFLLVLGYAFIIIAFLSMALAGFAILPSLFPIHIITIGAMAISMLTVMIRLCLRYQFKKASVNRLVVAPFILLTFAVFLRALADIYSEQAMTLFYASAILFSIALVAYLFPKKLLSYKDRRF, encoded by the coding sequence ATGAAAAAATCCTTTGCCTACCAGCCTTTTTTTACCTTTGGCGCACTTTGGGGAGCGTTGCATTTTCTGTTCTGGCTACCATTTCTTGGCAGTGAAGTGGATTTAACTGGGAGTTATACTCCTTTTTTTTGGCATGCCCATGAAATGCTTTTTGGATTTGGCACCGCTATTCTAGCTGGTTTTTTGCTAACGGTTGTTCCCAATTGGACCGGTGAATTGCTTTTTTCGTCAAGGCTTATAAGATTGCTATTTGCCCTATGGTTGTTAGGGCGCAGTGCTATGATTTTGACAAGTTTTTTACCTGCATTTTTGGTCAGTCTATTAGATAGTATATTTTTACCAAGCGTTGCTATGTGCTTAACAATTCCAGTTATTAAAGCAAAAAAGTGGCGAGATTTCAAAGTCCTTATCGGGCTATTTATAATTATGATTGCCAATATTACCTTTCATTATCAAATAATAAAAAATGGTGATGTTCTCGTTTTTTGCAAGCTTGCTGTGGCAGCTTTTACGGTGTTGATTATTATTGTTGGTGGTCGCATGATCCCTGCTTATATGCGTCTTGCATTTCAAGGCTGCGGCAGGGGCGAGGGGCCGCCCAAACATGGTTTAATCGATAGTGCCACCATTTTTGTAAGCGTAATAGCTCTAGGGCTTTGGGTCAGTGATTGTTGCTTTTTAGCGCAATTTTATTTTGGTTTGGCTGCTGCTATACTCAATATTGTACGTCTCGTGCGGTGGCAAATTTTAAGACCACCTTACCCAATTTTAGTCTTCTTATTAGTGCTTGGTTACGCATTTATAATCATTGCATTTTTGTCTATGGCATTGGCGGGATTTGCAATTTTACCATCACTCTTTCCAATTCACATTATCACTATAGGCGCTATGGCAATATCGATGCTAACGGTGATGATACGCCTTTGCTTGCGATACCAGTTTAAAAAAGCATCAGTCAATCGACTGGTTGTTGCGCCATTTATTTTGCTTACCTTTGCGGTTTTTTTGCGTGCATTGGCTGATATTTATAGCGAGCAAGCAATGACGCTTTTTTATGCTTCAGCTATTTTGTTTTCAATTGCTTTAGTGGCGTATCTTTTTCCCAAAAAACTGCTTTCATATAAAGATAGACGTTTTTAA